A region of Ferruginibacter albus DNA encodes the following proteins:
- the recQ gene encoding DNA helicase RecQ, whose protein sequence is MTTTKAKPKPKAEKPVKETAVKGKTIKTSSKENNNLAAQLQEHFGFEGFKGQQEVIIKNLLAGKDTFVIMPTGGGKSLCYQLPAIISEGCAIIVSPLIALMKNQVDLVRSYSSKDDVAHFLNSTLNKGQQKVVRDDLVAGKTKMLYVAPETLTKEENIEFFKDLNVSFFAVDEAHCISEWGHDFRPEYRRLREMMEMINEKAPMIALTATATPKVQSDIVKNLGLRNADIYISSFNRSNLYYEVLPKIKKDQTIKSIVRFISQNKGKSGIIYTLNRKTTEELAEMLMANGIKAVAYHAGLDAKLRAERQDLFLNEDTQVIVATIAFGMGIDKPDIRFVIHYNIPKSIENYYQETGRAGRDGMEGKCILYYSHKDVSKLEHLMRDKPLSEREVGAQLINETVSFAESAVCRRKILLNYFGEEYNTKQCNCMCDNCNNPKELIETKAETQQALKVIKGLDEQFTMDYLLHILLGKPNPQVKMFRHDEKDFFGIGKDKDEHFWNSLLRQMLLERLIEKDIEEYGVLKFTKKGEAFLKKPTSFKIVLNNLFEGADADDDEGAPAIGSSSAADEKLLEMLKNLRKQVAKEKNLPPFVIFLEGTLEDMATMYPTTIEELEKCQGVSKGKAIRYGKKFIELIAKFVEENEIERPDDFVMKGVVNRNNNKIFIIQNVDKKIPLETIAKNKDLRMDELLEEMETIVASGTRLNLDYAIDELVDEYEQDEIIDYFKSCETSSLQAAQEELADSNFDWEQLKIMRIKFLSVYGN, encoded by the coding sequence ATGACGACAACAAAAGCAAAACCCAAACCTAAAGCAGAAAAACCTGTTAAAGAAACTGCTGTCAAAGGAAAAACTATAAAAACCTCATCGAAAGAAAACAATAATCTTGCTGCTCAATTGCAAGAACATTTTGGGTTTGAAGGATTTAAAGGTCAGCAGGAAGTTATCATTAAAAATTTATTAGCCGGTAAAGATACATTCGTAATAATGCCGACCGGAGGGGGTAAAAGCTTATGCTATCAATTGCCTGCCATTATAAGTGAGGGTTGCGCCATTATCGTTTCTCCATTAATTGCATTAATGAAAAACCAGGTTGACCTGGTAAGAAGCTACAGCAGCAAGGATGATGTAGCCCATTTTTTAAACAGCACATTAAATAAAGGACAACAAAAAGTAGTTCGGGACGACCTGGTAGCCGGAAAAACAAAAATGTTGTACGTAGCTCCTGAAACATTGACCAAAGAAGAGAACATTGAGTTTTTCAAAGACCTTAATGTATCTTTTTTTGCTGTAGATGAGGCGCATTGTATTTCTGAATGGGGACATGATTTTCGTCCTGAGTATCGCCGTTTGCGGGAAATGATGGAAATGATAAATGAAAAAGCTCCCATGATCGCACTAACAGCAACGGCTACACCAAAAGTACAAAGCGATATCGTCAAAAATTTAGGACTTCGCAATGCGGATATTTATATTTCTTCATTTAATCGCTCCAATCTTTATTACGAGGTATTACCCAAAATAAAAAAAGATCAAACTATTAAAAGTATTGTCCGCTTTATTTCTCAAAACAAAGGAAAGAGTGGCATTATTTACACCCTTAATAGAAAAACAACCGAAGAACTGGCTGAAATGCTGATGGCTAACGGCATTAAGGCAGTTGCCTATCATGCCGGACTAGATGCTAAGCTGCGTGCAGAACGACAGGACCTTTTCTTAAATGAAGATACACAGGTAATTGTTGCCACCATTGCATTTGGAATGGGTATCGATAAGCCGGACATTCGTTTTGTAATTCATTATAACATTCCAAAATCGATAGAAAATTACTACCAGGAAACCGGTCGTGCAGGGCGGGATGGAATGGAAGGAAAATGCATATTGTATTACTCTCATAAGGATGTTTCAAAACTGGAACATTTAATGCGAGACAAACCATTGAGTGAACGTGAAGTGGGTGCTCAATTGATCAACGAAACTGTTTCTTTTGCAGAAAGTGCTGTTTGCCGCAGAAAGATCTTATTGAATTATTTTGGTGAAGAATATAATACCAAGCAATGCAATTGCATGTGCGACAATTGCAACAATCCCAAAGAACTGATCGAAACCAAAGCTGAAACACAACAGGCTTTAAAAGTTATTAAGGGTTTGGATGAACAGTTTACCATGGATTACCTGCTACATATTTTATTAGGCAAGCCTAATCCACAGGTAAAAATGTTCCGGCATGATGAAAAAGATTTTTTTGGGATCGGGAAAGATAAAGATGAGCATTTCTGGAATTCTTTATTACGACAAATGCTTTTGGAACGTTTGATAGAAAAAGACATAGAAGAATATGGCGTACTGAAATTCACTAAAAAAGGGGAAGCTTTTTTAAAAAAACCTACCTCTTTTAAAATTGTATTGAACAATTTATTTGAAGGCGCTGATGCAGATGATGATGAAGGCGCACCGGCAATTGGCAGCAGCAGTGCTGCAGATGAAAAACTGCTGGAAATGCTGAAGAATCTGCGCAAGCAGGTGGCTAAAGAAAAAAACCTTCCTCCCTTTGTTATCTTTTTAGAAGGTACGCTGGAAGATATGGCGACGATGTACCCGACTACCATAGAAGAGTTGGAAAAATGCCAGGGTGTAAGCAAAGGAAAAGCCATTCGTTACGGTAAAAAATTCATTGAGCTGATCGCAAAATTTGTTGAAGAAAATGAAATTGAACGTCCTGATGATTTTGTAATGAAAGGGGTTGTAAACCGTAATAACAACAAGATATTCATCATACAAAACGTTGATAAAAAGATTCCCCTGGAAACCATTGCTAAAAACAAGGATTTGCGAATGGATGAATTGTTGGAAGAAATGGAAACAATTGTTGCAAGCGGTACCAGGCTAAACCTGGATTATGCTATTGATGAATTAGTAGATGAATATGAACAGGACGAGATCATAGATTACTTTAAGTCGTGTGAAACAAGCAGCTTACAAGCTGCACAGGAAGAATTAGCAGACAGCAATTTTGATTGGGAGCAATTAAAAATAATGCGTATTAAGTTTTTAAGCGTATACGGAAATTAA
- a CDS encoding mannose-1-phosphate guanylyltransferase — MGKHHYVAIMAGGIGSRFWPMSRTDFPKQFLDILNTGRTLIQGTYDRFAKFIPAENIYIVTSAQYRDLVIKQLPELSEDNILCEPSRKNTAPCVAYISYKLYQKDPAANLICAPADHIVTDIEGFKNVCENALHFTSHIKALVTLGIKPTHPNTGYGYIQFEQQPVTENVYKVKTFTEKPDKELAKTFLASGDFLWNAGIFVWQVKNIIKAFEKLLPEIHELFEQEKVNFNSNKEKESIERIYPQCVNISIDYGIMEKADNVYVIPSSFGWSDLGTWASAYENLEKDYLENAVAGNNVMVIDATKNVIHADNKKLVLLQGLDDFIVVDTKDVLLICKKDKEQTIKEYVAEVKRNKGDKYL; from the coding sequence ATGGGTAAACATCATTATGTGGCAATAATGGCAGGTGGTATTGGAAGCCGTTTTTGGCCAATGAGCAGAACAGATTTTCCTAAACAATTCCTGGATATTTTAAACACAGGCAGAACGCTGATACAAGGCACGTACGATCGTTTTGCTAAATTTATTCCTGCAGAAAATATTTATATAGTTACATCTGCTCAGTACAGGGACTTAGTTATTAAACAACTTCCCGAATTAAGCGAAGATAATATTCTGTGCGAACCTTCCCGTAAAAACACAGCACCTTGCGTTGCTTATATTTCTTATAAATTATATCAAAAAGATCCTGCTGCTAATTTGATTTGTGCGCCTGCAGATCACATTGTTACAGATATAGAAGGATTTAAAAACGTTTGCGAAAATGCACTGCATTTCACGTCGCATATTAAAGCGTTGGTAACATTGGGCATAAAGCCTACACATCCAAATACTGGTTATGGGTACATACAGTTTGAACAACAACCTGTAACGGAAAATGTATATAAGGTAAAAACTTTTACCGAAAAGCCGGATAAAGAATTGGCAAAAACGTTTTTGGCAAGCGGAGATTTTTTATGGAATGCCGGCATATTTGTGTGGCAGGTTAAGAATATTATTAAAGCATTTGAAAAGCTGCTACCCGAAATTCATGAGTTGTTTGAACAGGAAAAAGTGAATTTTAATAGCAATAAAGAAAAAGAGTCAATCGAAAGAATTTATCCTCAATGCGTAAATATTTCAATTGATTACGGCATTATGGAAAAGGCAGATAATGTGTATGTAATACCTTCTTCATTTGGATGGAGTGATCTGGGAACCTGGGCCAGCGCTTATGAAAATCTGGAAAAAGACTATCTTGAAAATGCTGTGGCAGGCAATAATGTAATGGTTATTGATGCAACCAAAAATGTGATTCACGCGGATAATAAAAAACTTGTATTACTGCAGGGATTAGACGATTTTATAGTTGTTGACACAAAAGATGTATTGCTTATTTGTAAAAAAGATAAAGAACAAACCATTAAAGAATACGTAGCAGAAGTAAAAAGAAATAAAGGCGATAAATATTTGTAG